In Plasmodium chabaudi chabaudi strain AS genome assembly, chromosome: 9, the sequence attatgtatatttattccaAAGTTGTTCAAGATTAAAATGGAATGATttcaaattaatttatgcATTAAAAAACATGACATTGTGCTGGCCTATTTTGAGAAATAactttttgataaaatccGCAAATTCCATTTCAAAATTAGGCTTAGCAAATAATGTGTATAGCAAAGCTTTACAAATAACTCTAGAAGAACgattaaataatttcacAGGGAAAGATTTAAAAGCAATTAAGGCTATAACCTTTTTAGAGTTTTTTAATGaagaaatgataataaaatttgttagTCTTGCAACTTTTTATAAAGAgcattttaattattacacGAGACATTTGCAAatactttatttatatattgtgtTGTTTCACGAGTCAATATATTACAAGCTTACTGATGAACAACGATATTTTTTGCAGCAATATTCACGAGAGgggaatttaaaaaaaattaagaaattGGATCATATAAATCGATTAAAAACGTTAgctaaaaatgaaaatccAAAGAAAGCTATATTAAACAGTGACGACGAATATTCAGAAAGTGACGAGTTCTCcgaaaatgatgatgacTGGTCAGAAAGTGATGACGAATGGTCTGAAAGCGATGAAGAATATTCAGACAATGCTGAACATAATGAAGAACCTTCTTTATTGGAagagaataataataatataaatacacaacacaatgaaaaattattaaatacgGAAAATGCGACAAATCATATTAGTAGCTATAATTTAGAAAGTAAAGAAAAACCCACAGTTAAAATAGGAGACAAAATATGTGGTGGATATACAAGTACATTACATAAAGAAATTAGTGATTTGCTAAATATGCTAAAAATTGATCATTTAAATTCAATTAAATGTGGACCTTTTATAGTTGATATTTATCATCCTGAATccaattatattattgaaTTAAATGCacattttcaatattatataaattctgAAGGTTTAACAACATTGTCAAAATGGCGACATAAGTTTTTATCACAGATgggatataatataatttatatatcacATAGAATATGGAGCAATTTGCCTACggataaacaaaaaattgatTACATATCTAATACTCTAcctaatattatattgaaaaattcGTCTCTTTTTATTcagaattaataaataccctacatatatttgcacagatacaaaattaatttgttaCACTATAGCATAGTACACtatttgttattttgtttttatttttttggttaATGGgataaaaaatcatatgGCTGATTTTTATCTCCTTCAATTAGCTAGCTTAATGAGAGCGAGCTTTTCTTAACATATACATACGTCTAATTTTCTTGTTTGTTCatccatttttaattaaattaactaattaattaaattattattatttttattatgtttttacaatatattatttgatttatttccCAACTTTAATTACGCATAAATTGGAGAGTAACTTTCTTCCACGTATCTTTTAAAGCATAAACAATTAATATGCACATGCATCCATtgcaaataattttctacCATCAAAAaggaattatttaaaagcgGATTCTAATTTCGCATTAAcacatttaaataaaaattttattgacAACTTTATagccttttttttttgttcatatgtattataaatatataagaataGTGTAAACTATTATTCCTACATAATAGGGGgcttatatattgttttcaCTCCATAACAGGTATAGATAGTGGAATAGCGGAACATAATATCTTTtaattatagaaaaaatgtaGCTATCATACAGATAATATCAAAACTAATTGTGTAcatttacataaataaacaataacaaatttttatatagaaatataaattgtataaataaatagtatatatatggaatAAGGAGTattacttatatttttgaaatgtGCATATTTGTACCgcaacattttaaa encodes:
- a CDS encoding RAP protein, putative codes for the protein MFFTNVKFISKLAKEKILKRKSWVKRNKKWMLPKVEKSYLKQEQDFAVPHKTIPLNENINNYPIKNTLSPDEFNKEGNFFQEKNYDKILDELKKSEKKRLKPHEYKKMLKRDAKSTPPNDDKVNLKRLLMKGKENMNLGINDIKDEDKENKKKELNTFWYMPNPFEKKGVYGMKENTFYKSFIKDRERQFDKVDMKKLNENERKLLNKITNSNISNNKHNNINNELLDKNISSEILEEKKEKKIRINPNKYWFSENYSTPDISTINTVRARELRFLMMNEAKLVRKGKNVDVEIWLAFMNRVINLSTKVHVRSLLRYLQTIASVKVTNKKLINNLMCEIFKRENSMKPKHYVYLFQSCSRLKWNDFKLIYALKNMTLCWPILRNNFLIKSANSISKLGLANNVYSKALQITLEERLNNFTGKDLKAIKAITFLEFFNEEMIIKFVSLATFYKEHFNYYTRHLQILYLYIVLFHESIYYKLTDEQRYFLQQYSREGNLKKIKKLDHINRLKTLAKNENPKKAILNSDDEYSESDEFSENDDDWSESDDEWSESDEEYSDNAEHNEEPSLLEENNNNINTQHNEKLLNTENATNHISSYNLESKEKPTVKIGDKICGGYTSTLHKEISDLLNMLKIDHLNSIKCGPFIVDIYHPESNYIIELNAHFQYYINSEGLTTLSKWRHKFLSQMGYNIIYISHRIWSNLPTDKQKIDYISNTLPNIILKNSSLFIQN